From one Octopus bimaculoides isolate UCB-OBI-ISO-001 chromosome 1, ASM119413v2, whole genome shotgun sequence genomic stretch:
- the LOC106874564 gene encoding uncharacterized protein LOC106874564 isoform X4, with protein sequence MISYLVWPTTKSCAKMKEASKSCSDLDLEVCSNMAEDDQCVVPGQLIYKLRQQLIEKDNAIKQLGSEYDHNLSKVLSSLLYLEGKLHREQKNIVRLMEQKDSVISRQDLQIKQLYKRIHILQSSITDIQSKMDSNGMTQSLHEKYSVNSSDLASSTKSDITSKRSERYSSNSDMTSSQSNINSNMNSSVTNISGNEGNSIFKQFSKPLRDKFTRHKSSVDLRSFKLLNDSDGEYSYRSMENIPQVVRREKKTRDKERCMSIAGYPNFERFENDPELTAFMKSFHVTNQTLAEVSGNSVENLAHSQLEKQGDTRDGAPEKVGKPTHIQLLKAKDDLSPTKISPAMTEQPNGTSIHTSHRHTETNPLKFLRDTFKRKGSRQVKNKKQSFNLKQNTTKDSLVTLKFNEKHGNS encoded by the coding sequence atGAAAGAGGCAAGCAAATCTTGTTCAGATCTGGATCTAGAAGTTTGTTCCAATATGGCAGAGGATGACCAGTGTGTTGTGCCTGGCCAGCTTATCTATAAGCTACGTCAGCAACTTATTGAAAAAGACAATGCTATAAAGCAGCTTGGCAGTGAATATGACCACAATCTTTCCAAAGTCTTATCTAGCCTTCTATACTTAGAAGGCAAGCTGCACCGGGAACAAAAGAATATTGTACGCCTGATGGAGCAGAAAGACAGTGTAATCAGTCGTCAAGACCTACAAATAAAACAGTTATATAAACGGATACATATTTTACAATCTTCAATAACTGATATCCAAAGTAAAATGGACTCTAATGGAATGACTCAGTCTCTGCATGAGAAATATTCAGTGAACTCTTCAGACTTAGCAAGTAGCACTAAGTCAGATATAACTAGCAAAAGATCTGAGAGGTATTCTAGTAATTCTGACATGACAAGTTCTCAGTCGAATATAAACTCTAACATGAACTCCAGCGTAACAAATATCAGTGGCAATGAAGGAAATTCTATTTTTAAACAATTTAGTAAGCCTCTTCGTGATAAATTTACTCGTCACAAAAGCAGTGTGGATCTCCGCAGTTTTAAATTACTGAATGATTCAGATGGGGAATATAGCTACCGAAGTATGGAGAATATTCCACAGGTAGTACGGCGTGAGAAAAAAACGAGAGATAAAGAACGATGTATGAGTATTGCAGGTTATCCAAATTTTGAAAGATTTGAAAATGATCCTGAATTGACAGCTTTTATGAAATCTTTTCATGTCACTAATCAAACATTAGCTGAAGTTTCTGGAAACAGTGTTGAAAATTTAGCTCATTCTCAACTAGAGAAGCAGGGAGACACAAGGGATGGGGCACCAGAAAAAGTTGGTAAACCAACACACATACAGCTTTTGAAAGCAAAAGATGATCTCTCACCAACCAAAATCTCTCCTGCCATGACAGAACAACCAAATGGAACATCCATTCACACAAGTCACAGACATACTGAAACAAATCCATTAAAATTCCTTCGTGATACTTTCAAACGGAAAGGGAGTCGgcaagttaaaaacaaaaaacagtcatTTAACTTAAAACAGAATACAACCAAAGACTCATTGGTAACCCTAAAGTTTAATGAAAAGCATGGAAATTCTTAG
- the LOC106874564 gene encoding uncharacterized protein LOC106874564 isoform X5, with protein MKEASKSCSDLDLEVCSNMAEDDQCVVPGQLIYKLRQQLIEKDNAIKQLGSEYDHNLSKVLSSLLYLEGKLHREQKNIVRLMEQKDSVISRQDLQIKQLYKRIHILQSSITDIQSKMDSNGMTQSLHEKYSVNSSDLASSTKSDITSKRSERYSSNSDMTSSQSNINSNMNSSVTNISGNEGNSIFKQFSKPLRDKFTRHKSSVDLRSFKLLNDSDGEYSYRSMENIPQVVRREKKTRDKERCMSIAGYPNFERFENDPELTAFMKSFHVTNQTLAEVSGNSVENLAHSQLEKQGDTRDGAPEKVGKPTHIQLLKAKDDLSPTKISPAMTEQPNGTSIHTSHRHTETNPLKFLRDTFKRKGSRQVKNKKQSFNLKQNTTKDSLVTLKFNEKHGNS; from the coding sequence atGAAAGAGGCAAGCAAATCTTGTTCAGATCTGGATCTAGAAGTTTGTTCCAATATGGCAGAGGATGACCAGTGTGTTGTGCCTGGCCAGCTTATCTATAAGCTACGTCAGCAACTTATTGAAAAAGACAATGCTATAAAGCAGCTTGGCAGTGAATATGACCACAATCTTTCCAAAGTCTTATCTAGCCTTCTATACTTAGAAGGCAAGCTGCACCGGGAACAAAAGAATATTGTACGCCTGATGGAGCAGAAAGACAGTGTAATCAGTCGTCAAGACCTACAAATAAAACAGTTATATAAACGGATACATATTTTACAATCTTCAATAACTGATATCCAAAGTAAAATGGACTCTAATGGAATGACTCAGTCTCTGCATGAGAAATATTCAGTGAACTCTTCAGACTTAGCAAGTAGCACTAAGTCAGATATAACTAGCAAAAGATCTGAGAGGTATTCTAGTAATTCTGACATGACAAGTTCTCAGTCGAATATAAACTCTAACATGAACTCCAGCGTAACAAATATCAGTGGCAATGAAGGAAATTCTATTTTTAAACAATTTAGTAAGCCTCTTCGTGATAAATTTACTCGTCACAAAAGCAGTGTGGATCTCCGCAGTTTTAAATTACTGAATGATTCAGATGGGGAATATAGCTACCGAAGTATGGAGAATATTCCACAGGTAGTACGGCGTGAGAAAAAAACGAGAGATAAAGAACGATGTATGAGTATTGCAGGTTATCCAAATTTTGAAAGATTTGAAAATGATCCTGAATTGACAGCTTTTATGAAATCTTTTCATGTCACTAATCAAACATTAGCTGAAGTTTCTGGAAACAGTGTTGAAAATTTAGCTCATTCTCAACTAGAGAAGCAGGGAGACACAAGGGATGGGGCACCAGAAAAAGTTGGTAAACCAACACACATACAGCTTTTGAAAGCAAAAGATGATCTCTCACCAACCAAAATCTCTCCTGCCATGACAGAACAACCAAATGGAACATCCATTCACACAAGTCACAGACATACTGAAACAAATCCATTAAAATTCCTTCGTGATACTTTCAAACGGAAAGGGAGTCGgcaagttaaaaacaaaaaacagtcatTTAACTTAAAACAGAATACAACCAAAGACTCATTGGTAACCCTAAAGTTTAATGAAAAGCATGGAAATTCTTAG
- the LOC106874564 gene encoding uncharacterized protein LOC106874564 isoform X3 translates to MDLREMVELLEDCKNTLMKEASKSCSDLDLEVCSNMAEDDQCVVPGQLIYKLRQQLIEKDNAIKQLGSEYDHNLSKVLSSLLYLEGKLHREQKNIVRLMEQKDSVISRQDLQIKQLYKRIHILQSSITDIQSKMDSNGMTQSLHEKYSVNSSDLASSTKSDITSKRSERYSSNSDMTSSQSNINSNMNSSVTNISGNEGNSIFKQFSKPLRDKFTRHKSSVDLRSFKLLNDSDGEYSYRSMENIPQVVRREKKTRDKERCMSIAGYPNFERFENDPELTAFMKSFHVTNQTLAEVSGNSVENLAHSQLEKQGDTRDGAPEKVGKPTHIQLLKAKDDLSPTKISPAMTEQPNGTSIHTSHRHTETNPLKFLRDTFKRKGSRQVKNKKQSFNLKQNTTKDSLVTLKFNEKHGNS, encoded by the coding sequence atGAAAGAGGCAAGCAAATCTTGTTCAGATCTGGATCTAGAAGTTTGTTCCAATATGGCAGAGGATGACCAGTGTGTTGTGCCTGGCCAGCTTATCTATAAGCTACGTCAGCAACTTATTGAAAAAGACAATGCTATAAAGCAGCTTGGCAGTGAATATGACCACAATCTTTCCAAAGTCTTATCTAGCCTTCTATACTTAGAAGGCAAGCTGCACCGGGAACAAAAGAATATTGTACGCCTGATGGAGCAGAAAGACAGTGTAATCAGTCGTCAAGACCTACAAATAAAACAGTTATATAAACGGATACATATTTTACAATCTTCAATAACTGATATCCAAAGTAAAATGGACTCTAATGGAATGACTCAGTCTCTGCATGAGAAATATTCAGTGAACTCTTCAGACTTAGCAAGTAGCACTAAGTCAGATATAACTAGCAAAAGATCTGAGAGGTATTCTAGTAATTCTGACATGACAAGTTCTCAGTCGAATATAAACTCTAACATGAACTCCAGCGTAACAAATATCAGTGGCAATGAAGGAAATTCTATTTTTAAACAATTTAGTAAGCCTCTTCGTGATAAATTTACTCGTCACAAAAGCAGTGTGGATCTCCGCAGTTTTAAATTACTGAATGATTCAGATGGGGAATATAGCTACCGAAGTATGGAGAATATTCCACAGGTAGTACGGCGTGAGAAAAAAACGAGAGATAAAGAACGATGTATGAGTATTGCAGGTTATCCAAATTTTGAAAGATTTGAAAATGATCCTGAATTGACAGCTTTTATGAAATCTTTTCATGTCACTAATCAAACATTAGCTGAAGTTTCTGGAAACAGTGTTGAAAATTTAGCTCATTCTCAACTAGAGAAGCAGGGAGACACAAGGGATGGGGCACCAGAAAAAGTTGGTAAACCAACACACATACAGCTTTTGAAAGCAAAAGATGATCTCTCACCAACCAAAATCTCTCCTGCCATGACAGAACAACCAAATGGAACATCCATTCACACAAGTCACAGACATACTGAAACAAATCCATTAAAATTCCTTCGTGATACTTTCAAACGGAAAGGGAGTCGgcaagttaaaaacaaaaaacagtcatTTAACTTAAAACAGAATACAACCAAAGACTCATTGGTAACCCTAAAGTTTAATGAAAAGCATGGAAATTCTTAG
- the LOC106874564 gene encoding uncharacterized protein LOC106874564 isoform X1, with protein MGQANTHTYANNIDIKMLWPKSQTLMKEASKSCSDLDLEVCSNMAEDDQCVVPGQLIYKLRQQLIEKDNAIKQLGSEYDHNLSKVLSSLLYLEGKLHREQKNIVRLMEQKDSVISRQDLQIKQLYKRIHILQSSITDIQSKMDSNGMTQSLHEKYSVNSSDLASSTKSDITSKRSERYSSNSDMTSSQSNINSNMNSSVTNISGNEGNSIFKQFSKPLRDKFTRHKSSVDLRSFKLLNDSDGEYSYRSMENIPQVVRREKKTRDKERCMSIAGYPNFERFENDPELTAFMKSFHVTNQTLAEVSGNSVENLAHSQLEKQGDTRDGAPEKVGKPTHIQLLKAKDDLSPTKISPAMTEQPNGTSIHTSHRHTETNPLKFLRDTFKRKGSRQVKNKKQSFNLKQNTTKDSLVTLKFNEKHGNS; from the exons ccTAAATCACAAACTTTg atGAAAGAGGCAAGCAAATCTTGTTCAGATCTGGATCTAGAAGTTTGTTCCAATATGGCAGAGGATGACCAGTGTGTTGTGCCTGGCCAGCTTATCTATAAGCTACGTCAGCAACTTATTGAAAAAGACAATGCTATAAAGCAGCTTGGCAGTGAATATGACCACAATCTTTCCAAAGTCTTATCTAGCCTTCTATACTTAGAAGGCAAGCTGCACCGGGAACAAAAGAATATTGTACGCCTGATGGAGCAGAAAGACAGTGTAATCAGTCGTCAAGACCTACAAATAAAACAGTTATATAAACGGATACATATTTTACAATCTTCAATAACTGATATCCAAAGTAAAATGGACTCTAATGGAATGACTCAGTCTCTGCATGAGAAATATTCAGTGAACTCTTCAGACTTAGCAAGTAGCACTAAGTCAGATATAACTAGCAAAAGATCTGAGAGGTATTCTAGTAATTCTGACATGACAAGTTCTCAGTCGAATATAAACTCTAACATGAACTCCAGCGTAACAAATATCAGTGGCAATGAAGGAAATTCTATTTTTAAACAATTTAGTAAGCCTCTTCGTGATAAATTTACTCGTCACAAAAGCAGTGTGGATCTCCGCAGTTTTAAATTACTGAATGATTCAGATGGGGAATATAGCTACCGAAGTATGGAGAATATTCCACAGGTAGTACGGCGTGAGAAAAAAACGAGAGATAAAGAACGATGTATGAGTATTGCAGGTTATCCAAATTTTGAAAGATTTGAAAATGATCCTGAATTGACAGCTTTTATGAAATCTTTTCATGTCACTAATCAAACATTAGCTGAAGTTTCTGGAAACAGTGTTGAAAATTTAGCTCATTCTCAACTAGAGAAGCAGGGAGACACAAGGGATGGGGCACCAGAAAAAGTTGGTAAACCAACACACATACAGCTTTTGAAAGCAAAAGATGATCTCTCACCAACCAAAATCTCTCCTGCCATGACAGAACAACCAAATGGAACATCCATTCACACAAGTCACAGACATACTGAAACAAATCCATTAAAATTCCTTCGTGATACTTTCAAACGGAAAGGGAGTCGgcaagttaaaaacaaaaaacagtcatTTAACTTAAAACAGAATACAACCAAAGACTCATTGGTAACCCTAAAGTTTAATGAAAAGCATGGAAATTCTTAG
- the LOC106874564 gene encoding uncharacterized protein LOC106874564 isoform X2 — MDLREMVELLEDCKNTLPKSQTLMKEASKSCSDLDLEVCSNMAEDDQCVVPGQLIYKLRQQLIEKDNAIKQLGSEYDHNLSKVLSSLLYLEGKLHREQKNIVRLMEQKDSVISRQDLQIKQLYKRIHILQSSITDIQSKMDSNGMTQSLHEKYSVNSSDLASSTKSDITSKRSERYSSNSDMTSSQSNINSNMNSSVTNISGNEGNSIFKQFSKPLRDKFTRHKSSVDLRSFKLLNDSDGEYSYRSMENIPQVVRREKKTRDKERCMSIAGYPNFERFENDPELTAFMKSFHVTNQTLAEVSGNSVENLAHSQLEKQGDTRDGAPEKVGKPTHIQLLKAKDDLSPTKISPAMTEQPNGTSIHTSHRHTETNPLKFLRDTFKRKGSRQVKNKKQSFNLKQNTTKDSLVTLKFNEKHGNS, encoded by the exons ccTAAATCACAAACTTTg atGAAAGAGGCAAGCAAATCTTGTTCAGATCTGGATCTAGAAGTTTGTTCCAATATGGCAGAGGATGACCAGTGTGTTGTGCCTGGCCAGCTTATCTATAAGCTACGTCAGCAACTTATTGAAAAAGACAATGCTATAAAGCAGCTTGGCAGTGAATATGACCACAATCTTTCCAAAGTCTTATCTAGCCTTCTATACTTAGAAGGCAAGCTGCACCGGGAACAAAAGAATATTGTACGCCTGATGGAGCAGAAAGACAGTGTAATCAGTCGTCAAGACCTACAAATAAAACAGTTATATAAACGGATACATATTTTACAATCTTCAATAACTGATATCCAAAGTAAAATGGACTCTAATGGAATGACTCAGTCTCTGCATGAGAAATATTCAGTGAACTCTTCAGACTTAGCAAGTAGCACTAAGTCAGATATAACTAGCAAAAGATCTGAGAGGTATTCTAGTAATTCTGACATGACAAGTTCTCAGTCGAATATAAACTCTAACATGAACTCCAGCGTAACAAATATCAGTGGCAATGAAGGAAATTCTATTTTTAAACAATTTAGTAAGCCTCTTCGTGATAAATTTACTCGTCACAAAAGCAGTGTGGATCTCCGCAGTTTTAAATTACTGAATGATTCAGATGGGGAATATAGCTACCGAAGTATGGAGAATATTCCACAGGTAGTACGGCGTGAGAAAAAAACGAGAGATAAAGAACGATGTATGAGTATTGCAGGTTATCCAAATTTTGAAAGATTTGAAAATGATCCTGAATTGACAGCTTTTATGAAATCTTTTCATGTCACTAATCAAACATTAGCTGAAGTTTCTGGAAACAGTGTTGAAAATTTAGCTCATTCTCAACTAGAGAAGCAGGGAGACACAAGGGATGGGGCACCAGAAAAAGTTGGTAAACCAACACACATACAGCTTTTGAAAGCAAAAGATGATCTCTCACCAACCAAAATCTCTCCTGCCATGACAGAACAACCAAATGGAACATCCATTCACACAAGTCACAGACATACTGAAACAAATCCATTAAAATTCCTTCGTGATACTTTCAAACGGAAAGGGAGTCGgcaagttaaaaacaaaaaacagtcatTTAACTTAAAACAGAATACAACCAAAGACTCATTGGTAACCCTAAAGTTTAATGAAAAGCATGGAAATTCTTAG